A single window of Salmo salar chromosome ssa21, Ssal_v3.1, whole genome shotgun sequence DNA harbors:
- the LOC106581822 gene encoding glycerol-3-phosphate dehydrogenase, mitochondrial isoform X1, with protein sequence MAIRKAVKGTAVVASGGLVAFYGLTQLTEYRKKQARLSHVEAVEQVNMAFQDELPSRQAQLTALRNTQEFDVLVVGGGATGSGCALDAVTRNLKTALVERDDFSSGTSSRSTKLIHGGVRYLQKALVKLDYEQYMMVKEALHERSNLLNIAPHLTALLPIMLPIYKWWQLPYYWAGIKIYDLVAGAQCLKSSYILTKTKALELFPMLKRDKLVGAIVYYDGQHNDARMNLAIALTAARYGAAIANYTEVVHLLKRVDPQMGKEIVCGARCRDVITGQEFDVRAKCVINATGPFTDALRKMDDQKNPNICQPSAGVHIVIPGYYSPDNMGLLDPATSDGRVIFFLPWEKMTIAGTTDTPTEITPHPIPMEEDINFILTEVRNYLSPDVEVRRGDVLAAWSGIRPLVTNPNSKDTQSICRNHIVHISDSGLVTIAGGKWTTYRSMAEDTLDAAVKAHNLSAGPSKTVGLMLEGAKDWTPTMYIRLVQDYGLEVEVAQHLASSYGGRAYEVAKMAHVTGKRWPIVGKRLVSEFPYIESEVQYAIKEYACTAIDVIARRTRLGFLNVQAAEEALPRIVDIMGKQLTWSEQRKREELSAAKQFLYYEMGYKARSEQLTDTSEITLTPAEVGRYMKRFHKFDKENKGFITTVDVQRVLESINVYIDADTLHEILNEVDLNKNGQVEFNEFLQLMSAVKKGQVSANRLAILMKTAEQSLDQINPLEQREPVDQRKPVSVDRSGGGV encoded by the exons ATGGCGATCCGAAAGGCAGTCAAAGGAACTGCTGTTGTAGCAAGTGGAGGCTTGGTAGCCTTTTATGGCCTTACACAGCTGACcgaatacagaaaaaaacag GCCCGACTTTCGCACGTGGAGGCGGTTGAACAGGTGAACATGGCCTTCCAAGACGAGCTCCCGTCCAGGCAAGCCCAGCTAACGGCCTTACGCAACACCCAGGAGTTTGATGTTCTCGTTGTAGGGGGAGGAGCCACGGGCTCAGGTTGTGCCTTAGACGCCGTGACACGGA ATCTTAAAACTGCCCTGGTGGAGCGAGACGATTTCTCATCTGGGACCAGCAGCCGGAGCACCAAGCTCATTCACGGAGGAGTCCGATATCTACAGAAAGCCCTTGTGAAATTAGATTACGAACAG TATATGATGGTGAAGGAAGCGCTGCATGAGCGTTCCAACCTCCTGAATATCGCCCCTCATCTGACTGCACTTTTACCCATCATGCTCCCCATATACAA gtggtggcAGCTTCCCTACTACTGGGCAGGGATCAAGATATATGACCTGGTGGCTGGAGCCCAGTGCTTGAAGAGCAGCTACATCCTCACCAAGACCAAGGCTCTGGAGCTCTTTCCTATGTTGAAGAGAGACAAACTGGTTGGGGCCATTGTCTACTATGATG GACAACACAACGACGCTCGAATGAACCTCGCCATCGCCCTCACTGCTGCCAGGTATGGGGCTGCCATAGCCAATTACACTGAAGTGGTGCACCTACTGAAGAGGGTAGATCCTCAGATGGGCAAAGAGATTGTCTGTGGAGCGCGCTGCAGGGACGTGATCACAG GGCAGGAATTTGATGTCAGAGCCAAATGTGTTATCAATGCCACGGGACCTTTTACCGACGCACTGCGGAAAATGGATGATCAGAAGAACCCCAACATCTGTCAGCCCAGTGCTGGGGTGCACATCGTCATCCCGGGCTATTACAG TCCAGACAACATGGGGCTCCTGGACCCAGCCACCAGCGACGGACGCGTCATCTTCTTCCTGCCCTGGGAGAAGATGACCATCGCCGGGACCACGGACACGCCCACGGAGATCACACCGCACCCCATCCCcatggaggaggacatcaacTTCATCCTCACGGAGGTCCGCAACTACCTCAGCCCCGACGTCGAAG tgaggagaggagatgtcTTGGCAGCCTGGAGTGGTATTCGTCCGCTGGTCACAAACCCCAACTCCAAGGACACTCAGTCAATCTGCAGGAATCATATTGTCCACATCAGTGACAGCGGACTGGTCACCATCGCTG GTGGGAAATGGACAACATATCGCTCCATGGCGGAGGATACCCTGGATGCTGCAGTCAAGGCCCATAACCTTTCTGCAGGCCCCAGTAAGACAGTGGGCCTGATGCTAGAGGGAGCTAAAGACTGGACTCCTACCATGTACATCCGCCTAGTACAGGACTATGgcctggaggtggag GTGGCCCAACATCTGGCCTCTTCCTACGGAGGGAGGGCCTACGAGGTCGCCAAAATGGCCCATGTCACCGGCAAACGATGGCCCATTGTCGGCAAACGCCTCGTATCTGAATTCCCCTACATTGAGAGTGAG GTCCAGTATGCCATTAAAGAGTATGCGTGCACGGCCATTGATGTGATCGCCAGGCGCACGCGGCTGGGCTTCCTGAACGTGCAGGCGGCCGAGGAGGCCCTTCCACGCATCGTAGACATCATGGGAAAGCAGCTGACGTGGAGTGAGCAGAGGAAGAGG GAGGAGCTATCTGCAGCCAAACAGTTCCTGTATTATGAGATGGGCTACAAGGCTCGCTCAGAGCAGCTGACCGACACCTCCGAGATCACCCTCACTCCTGCTGAGGTGGGCAG GTATATGAAAAGGTTCCACAAGTTTGACAAAGAAAATAAGGGCTTCATCACCACCGTGGATGTTCAGCGAGTATTAGAG AGTATCAATGTCTATATAGATGCAGACACCCTCCATGAAATTCTGAATGAAGTTGACCTCAATAAAAATGGACAAGTGGAATTTAATGAATTCTTGCAG
- the LOC106581822 gene encoding glycerol-3-phosphate dehydrogenase, mitochondrial isoform X2: MAIRKAVKGTAVVASGGLVAFYGLTQLTEYRKKQARLSHVEAVEQVNMAFQDELPSRQAQLTALRNTQEFDVLVVGGGATGSGCALDAVTRNLKTALVERDDFSSGTSSRSTKLIHGGVRYLQKALVKLDYEQYMMVKEALHERSNLLNIAPHLTALLPIMLPIYKWWQLPYYWAGIKIYDLVAGAQCLKSSYILTKTKALELFPMLKRDKLVGAIVYYDGQEFDVRAKCVINATGPFTDALRKMDDQKNPNICQPSAGVHIVIPGYYSPDNMGLLDPATSDGRVIFFLPWEKMTIAGTTDTPTEITPHPIPMEEDINFILTEVRNYLSPDVEVRRGDVLAAWSGIRPLVTNPNSKDTQSICRNHIVHISDSGLVTIAGGKWTTYRSMAEDTLDAAVKAHNLSAGPSKTVGLMLEGAKDWTPTMYIRLVQDYGLEVEVAQHLASSYGGRAYEVAKMAHVTGKRWPIVGKRLVSEFPYIESEVQYAIKEYACTAIDVIARRTRLGFLNVQAAEEALPRIVDIMGKQLTWSEQRKREELSAAKQFLYYEMGYKARSEQLTDTSEITLTPAEVGRYMKRFHKFDKENKGFITTVDVQRVLESINVYIDADTLHEILNEVDLNKNGQVEFNEFLQLMSAVKKGQVSANRLAILMKTAEQSLDQINPLEQREPVDQRKPVSVDRSGGGV; the protein is encoded by the exons ATGGCGATCCGAAAGGCAGTCAAAGGAACTGCTGTTGTAGCAAGTGGAGGCTTGGTAGCCTTTTATGGCCTTACACAGCTGACcgaatacagaaaaaaacag GCCCGACTTTCGCACGTGGAGGCGGTTGAACAGGTGAACATGGCCTTCCAAGACGAGCTCCCGTCCAGGCAAGCCCAGCTAACGGCCTTACGCAACACCCAGGAGTTTGATGTTCTCGTTGTAGGGGGAGGAGCCACGGGCTCAGGTTGTGCCTTAGACGCCGTGACACGGA ATCTTAAAACTGCCCTGGTGGAGCGAGACGATTTCTCATCTGGGACCAGCAGCCGGAGCACCAAGCTCATTCACGGAGGAGTCCGATATCTACAGAAAGCCCTTGTGAAATTAGATTACGAACAG TATATGATGGTGAAGGAAGCGCTGCATGAGCGTTCCAACCTCCTGAATATCGCCCCTCATCTGACTGCACTTTTACCCATCATGCTCCCCATATACAA gtggtggcAGCTTCCCTACTACTGGGCAGGGATCAAGATATATGACCTGGTGGCTGGAGCCCAGTGCTTGAAGAGCAGCTACATCCTCACCAAGACCAAGGCTCTGGAGCTCTTTCCTATGTTGAAGAGAGACAAACTGGTTGGGGCCATTGTCTACTATGATG GGCAGGAATTTGATGTCAGAGCCAAATGTGTTATCAATGCCACGGGACCTTTTACCGACGCACTGCGGAAAATGGATGATCAGAAGAACCCCAACATCTGTCAGCCCAGTGCTGGGGTGCACATCGTCATCCCGGGCTATTACAG TCCAGACAACATGGGGCTCCTGGACCCAGCCACCAGCGACGGACGCGTCATCTTCTTCCTGCCCTGGGAGAAGATGACCATCGCCGGGACCACGGACACGCCCACGGAGATCACACCGCACCCCATCCCcatggaggaggacatcaacTTCATCCTCACGGAGGTCCGCAACTACCTCAGCCCCGACGTCGAAG tgaggagaggagatgtcTTGGCAGCCTGGAGTGGTATTCGTCCGCTGGTCACAAACCCCAACTCCAAGGACACTCAGTCAATCTGCAGGAATCATATTGTCCACATCAGTGACAGCGGACTGGTCACCATCGCTG GTGGGAAATGGACAACATATCGCTCCATGGCGGAGGATACCCTGGATGCTGCAGTCAAGGCCCATAACCTTTCTGCAGGCCCCAGTAAGACAGTGGGCCTGATGCTAGAGGGAGCTAAAGACTGGACTCCTACCATGTACATCCGCCTAGTACAGGACTATGgcctggaggtggag GTGGCCCAACATCTGGCCTCTTCCTACGGAGGGAGGGCCTACGAGGTCGCCAAAATGGCCCATGTCACCGGCAAACGATGGCCCATTGTCGGCAAACGCCTCGTATCTGAATTCCCCTACATTGAGAGTGAG GTCCAGTATGCCATTAAAGAGTATGCGTGCACGGCCATTGATGTGATCGCCAGGCGCACGCGGCTGGGCTTCCTGAACGTGCAGGCGGCCGAGGAGGCCCTTCCACGCATCGTAGACATCATGGGAAAGCAGCTGACGTGGAGTGAGCAGAGGAAGAGG GAGGAGCTATCTGCAGCCAAACAGTTCCTGTATTATGAGATGGGCTACAAGGCTCGCTCAGAGCAGCTGACCGACACCTCCGAGATCACCCTCACTCCTGCTGAGGTGGGCAG GTATATGAAAAGGTTCCACAAGTTTGACAAAGAAAATAAGGGCTTCATCACCACCGTGGATGTTCAGCGAGTATTAGAG AGTATCAATGTCTATATAGATGCAGACACCCTCCATGAAATTCTGAATGAAGTTGACCTCAATAAAAATGGACAAGTGGAATTTAATGAATTCTTGCAG